The DNA sequence ACGCCCGCAACAGCTGTTCTTCACTCAAGGTAAAGGACAGCCGGACAAAGCCCTCGGCAGGCTGGCCGAACGCCGCCGCATCCAGCACCGAGACCCCGCCTTCACGGAACAGGCGCCAGGCGAAATCCAGGGAATCCAGACCGGTTTCACGGACATCCACCAGCACGAACATGCCGGCGTCGGGCTTGAGTACCGAAATGCCCGGGCAATTGGACAATGCCTCGATCACCAGGTCCCGACGCCGACGATAGACCTCGCGCATGCCCCCGGTCACTTGCTCGTGGGCCTGTACCGCCGTCAGCGCCGCTTCCATGACGAACCCCGGGAGGCCATAGAACATGCTCAGCACCAGGGTTTCGGCGTGATTGATCAAGGCCGGATCGGCGACGATCCAGCCGACACGCCAGCCGGTCATGGCGTGGGATTTCGACAGGCTGCCAATCACCACACAGCGTTCGGCCATGCCTGGCAACGAGGCCAGGCTGACATGCTCACGCTCAAAGGCCAGGCTTTCATAAACTTCATCCACGACCACCCAGAGGTCATGGGCAATCGCCAGGTCGGCGATGCCTTGCAGTTCTTCGCGATTGAGCACTACGCCCGTCGGGTTGTTGGGGTTGGACAGGAAGATCGCCCGCGTTCGTGGCGTGATGGCCTTGGCCAACAGCGCTGCATCGAGGCGAAAGCCCGAGTCCGCCGCACAGGGAACGCGCACCAGGGTCGCACCCGACGCCTTGAGCGTCGCCTCGTACGTCACGTACATCGGGTCCAGGGCGATGACTTCGTCGCCGGCATGCAGCAGGCACATCGAGGCGATGAACAAGGCGTTCTGGGCACCAGCCACCGCGATGACGTTTCGGGCATTCAGCGGGCGATCGAGCAGGGGGCTGTAGCGGGCGGCGATGGCCTCCCTCAAGGCCAGGCGGCCGGCTATCTCAGTGTAATGGGTGTCACCCTGGCGCAGGGCTTCTATGGCTACGTCGGTAATGAATTGCGGGGTCGCAAAGTCCGGATCGCCGACGCTCAGGATAATGACATCTTCACCCCGGCGCTGGGCCTCGAACGCCGCATGATGGATGTCCCAGGCCGCGACGCCCTGCCCTGCTACTCGCTCAACAAAGGGTGAAAACCGCATGCCATTGCCTCTCGTTGAAATAGAAAAAGCGCAAGCCCGCAAGTAACCGGCCGGGGGTGCCGCCAACATAGATAACACTGAACACTCGTTCAACAGATAATTTCGGATAGCGTCGTTTTAAGCGCAATCAGGTCGCTTTCGTAATGTTCAAAGAACAACGAGCAGGGACAGGCGCAGCGCCGGGCGATATCTGCTCAGAGACATTCAGTAATACCCATCCTTTGCAATTCCCGGCAAAACCCGCCACCCTCCGCGCCGCTGATCGGCATCGCATGGCAGTGCGGAACCACCGCTGTTCCCCGCCTATCCTTAGTTGAAATACCTTCCTGCAAGAGCCTGCGTCATGACTAACGATCGAGACCATCGGATCGATTTCTTTCGGGGTTTGGCGCTGATCTTCATCTTCTGGGATCACATTCCGCAAAACCCTCTGGCCCAGCTGACCGTGCGCAATTTCGGCTTCAGCGACGCGGCGGAAATTTTCGTTTTCCTGGCCGGTTACGCGGCCGCCCTGGCCTATGGCCGGATCGCCCTGCGCGATGGCTACCTGGTCGCCTGCGTGCGCATCCTGCGGCGCGCCTGGGTGTTGTACGTGGTGCATATCTTCTTGCTGGTACTGCTGATGGGCATCGTTTTCGTGGCCAACAGCCACGTCGAGACCCGCGACATGATTCAGGAGATGGGCCTCTATTACTTCCTGAGCAACCCGCAGCAGGCGCTGATCGATGAACTGCTGCTGCGCTTCAAGCCAAACCTGATGGACCCGTTGCCGCTGTACATCCTGCTGCTGCTCGGCTTGCCGCTGGTGTTGCCTCTGATGCTGCGACGCGCTGAATACGTCGTCGGGCTGTCGGTAGCGCTGTACTTGCTGGCGCCGTTGCTCCAATGGAACCTGGCGGCGCAGGAAGGCGGCGTCTGGTTTTTCAACCCGCTGGCCTGGCAGTTGCTGTTCGTCCTCGGCGGTGCGGCTGCGATGCGTGGGCAGCGCGCGTCCCGAGTCGATCAACGGCCGCTGCTGCGCCAACCTTTGTTCAGCCTGGCAGCGGTGTATCTGCTGGTGACCGGCTTGATTGCCCTGTCCTGGAAATGGCCGCAGGTACACGATGCGCTGATGCCCAAAGTGCTCGCCCAATGGCTGTACCCGATCAGCAAGACCAACCTGTCGCCCGTGCGCCTGTTGCATTTCCTGGCATTGGCCTACTGCACGGCCAAGCTGTTGCCGAGCGGGCCTTGGCTGCAGCACTGGCTGGCGCGCCAAGCCTGCAGGATGGGCCGTTACTCGCTGGAGGTGTTCTGCTTTGGCGTGCTGCTGGCGCCACTGGCCGACATGGCCAATGCACTGGCCGACGAAGGCCTGGGGATGCAAGTGTTCAGCGCGCTGGTAGGGGTGGGGTTGATGGTGGTCCTGGCAGCTTGGCTGGATTTGAACAAGCGCTTGAACCGCCCGGCCCAAGTGATGCCGGTTTGAAGGTAAACGGCGACACAACTCTCTACCGCGATGTAGATACCGTCTTGCCCCTCATCGGGCAAGCGCTATCTTTGGGGCAAGTGCGGACTCTGTAGCCGCTGCCGAAGGCTGCGCTCGCCTGCAAAGCAGGCGCAGGATCTCAAAATCGCTGGGGAGCCCCTGCGGGACTCCAGCGCAGCCTGACGACAGCGGCTACACCGTTCCAGGTGGATAGCGTGTAGGCATTATTCAAAATGTCGAGATGGCGCAGGCTCTGGTTGAGGCCTTGTTGGATGAGGCTGTCACGTAGAAACACCGCGCCGTCTGCATCGCTGGCAAGCCAGCTCCTACACGGGCTGCGGTACCCTGTAGGTGGCTTGCCAGCAATGAGGCCTTGAATGACACCCAAAAAAAGCCCCGGTCACAAGACCAGGGCTTTTTTCACATTACGACGCCGATCGCGCCAATGCCGCACTGTCCTGTTTCGGGGACAGCTTGAACACGTAGAACAGCACCGTCAGCAGCACCAGGAAGGCCGGGCCGACGTACAGTGCAATGCGGGTTTCCTCGAAGTACGCCATCAGGCCAACCACCAGGATCAGGAACGCCAGCGCCAGGTAGGAGCTCAGCGGCCACAGCCACATGCGGAACTGCAGGCGATCACGCTCGGCTTTGCTCAGGCCGGCGCGGAACTTGAGTTGCGCCAGCAGGATCATCACCCAGGTCCAGATCGCGCCGAACGTAGCGATCGCGGTCACCCACACGAAGACCTTTTCCGGTACCAGGTAGTTGAGCAGCACGCCCAGCAGCAAGGCCGCGATGGACAACAGCAGTGCACGACGCGGCACGCCATTGCTCGAGGTGTGGGCGAAGGTTTTCGGGGCCTGGCCATTCTGCGCCAGGCTGTAGAGCATGCGCCCGGTGCTGAAGATACCGCCGTTGCAGGACGACAGCGCAGCAGTGATCACCACGAAGTTGATGATGCCGGCAGCGGTCTTGATGCCAAGACGCTCGAAGGTCATCACGAACGGGCTGCCCTGGGTACCGATTTCGTTCCAAGGGTAGATCGACAGGATGACGAACAAGGCGCCGACGTAGAACAGCAGGATGCGCCAGAACACCGAGCCGATCGCGCTTGGAATGGTCTTTTGCGGGTTGCGTGCTTCACCGGCAGTCAGGCCGATCATTTCTACGCCAAGGTAGGCGAACATCACCATCTGCAGGGACATCAGCACGCCGGAAATGCCGTGCGGCATGAAACCGCCATTGCCCCACAGGTTGGAAATACCCACGGCCACGCCATCGTTGCCGAAGCCAAAAGCAATCACACCGATACCACCCAGGACCATGGCAACAATGGTGACGATCTTGATCAGGGCGAACCAGAATTCGAACTCACCGAAGGCTTTGACTGCGATCAGGTTGATGGTGCCCATGCTCGCCAGAGCAGCCAGGGCCCAGATCCAGCGCGGCACTTCGGGAAACCAGATGCCCATGTAAATGGCCACCGCGGTAATTTCCGCAACACAGGTCACCAGCCACAGGAACCAGTAGTTCCAGCCGGTGAGAAAGCCGGCCAATGGGCCGAGGTAGTCTTGGGCGTAACGGCTGAAGGAGCCGGCGACTGGGTTGTGCACGGCCATCTCGCCAAGCGCGCGCATGATCACCAGGATTGCCAGACCGCCGATGATGTAGGACAGCATGATGGCTGGACCGGCCATTTCGATGGCCTTGGCCGAACCCAGGAACAGACCGACACCGATACAGGCGCCCAGTGCCATCAGGCGAATATGTCGCTCGCCGAGTTCTCGCTTGAGTGGGCCGCCCTGGGCGGTCTCACCGTGAGATGGGTGGTTGCCGACTGGCATAAATCAACCTCGTTTTGTTATTGGATATAAACCGTCTGATCATCCATGGCGTGGGTCGATAGACCTGCGCAACGTGTTGTGCCGGGCTCGGCCTTGTGAGCGAGCCCGCCTGCCAGGGTGGAACCTGCCAGATCAACGGGGCGTGCAGTATAAAAAGTGATCAATAGCGCTTTTCACTATATAACCGGCAATGTTTGGCGAGATCTCTCGGCAAATAGGCCTTTTTCGGAGTGGCATTCTCCAAAATTCCTACCCTGAAATATCCTAATCACCTGTTCCAGCGCGGTCGGGGAAAAAAGGGTACACAGTTAGGGTGCGTAAAATAGCACCAAATCAGCGCACTCGAACCACTACCAAAGGCTGTATCCCACTGTTTTTAGGGAAATATCCGACGGCCTAATTACAAAGTTTTCACCAATGCTGGTCAGCGTCTAAGCTTCAGGCAAGTGCGATGAATATGTGATCAGGTT is a window from the Pseudomonas sp. LS1212 genome containing:
- a CDS encoding aminotransferase class I/II-fold pyridoxal phosphate-dependent enzyme, which translates into the protein MRFSPFVERVAGQGVAAWDIHHAAFEAQRRGEDVIILSVGDPDFATPQFITDVAIEALRQGDTHYTEIAGRLALREAIAARYSPLLDRPLNARNVIAVAGAQNALFIASMCLLHAGDEVIALDPMYVTYEATLKASGATLVRVPCAADSGFRLDAALLAKAITPRTRAIFLSNPNNPTGVVLNREELQGIADLAIAHDLWVVVDEVYESLAFEREHVSLASLPGMAERCVVIGSLSKSHAMTGWRVGWIVADPALINHAETLVLSMFYGLPGFVMEAALTAVQAHEQVTGGMREVYRRRRDLVIEALSNCPGISVLKPDAGMFVLVDVRETGLDSLDFAWRLFREGGVSVLDAAAFGQPAEGFVRLSFTLSEEQLLRACQRIRTFALVLKGETPKARVTRSAADPAPARPDAMKIMIEVDRLHKRFGNIEVLKGVSLTAREGEVISLIGASGSGKSTLLRCINMLEVPDQGRILVDGESIHLNYDRPGAPLVADARQLVRIRSSLGMVFQNFNLWPHRTVLENLIEAPTQVLRESRAEATERAEALLDRVGLAAKRNEYPAFLSGGQQQRVAIARALAMRPKVMLFDEPTSALDPELVGEVLKVIRSLAEEGRTMILVTHEMAFARDVSSKVAFLHQGLIEETGSPDEVFVHPRSERCRQFVNAHQTR
- a CDS encoding OpgC family protein yields the protein MTNDRDHRIDFFRGLALIFIFWDHIPQNPLAQLTVRNFGFSDAAEIFVFLAGYAAALAYGRIALRDGYLVACVRILRRAWVLYVVHIFLLVLLMGIVFVANSHVETRDMIQEMGLYYFLSNPQQALIDELLLRFKPNLMDPLPLYILLLLGLPLVLPLMLRRAEYVVGLSVALYLLAPLLQWNLAAQEGGVWFFNPLAWQLLFVLGGAAAMRGQRASRVDQRPLLRQPLFSLAAVYLLVTGLIALSWKWPQVHDALMPKVLAQWLYPISKTNLSPVRLLHFLALAYCTAKLLPSGPWLQHWLARQACRMGRYSLEVFCFGVLLAPLADMANALADEGLGMQVFSALVGVGLMVVLAAWLDLNKRLNRPAQVMPV
- a CDS encoding amino acid permease — translated: MPVGNHPSHGETAQGGPLKRELGERHIRLMALGACIGVGLFLGSAKAIEMAGPAIMLSYIIGGLAILVIMRALGEMAVHNPVAGSFSRYAQDYLGPLAGFLTGWNYWFLWLVTCVAEITAVAIYMGIWFPEVPRWIWALAALASMGTINLIAVKAFGEFEFWFALIKIVTIVAMVLGGIGVIAFGFGNDGVAVGISNLWGNGGFMPHGISGVLMSLQMVMFAYLGVEMIGLTAGEARNPQKTIPSAIGSVFWRILLFYVGALFVILSIYPWNEIGTQGSPFVMTFERLGIKTAAGIINFVVITAALSSCNGGIFSTGRMLYSLAQNGQAPKTFAHTSSNGVPRRALLLSIAALLLGVLLNYLVPEKVFVWVTAIATFGAIWTWVMILLAQLKFRAGLSKAERDRLQFRMWLWPLSSYLALAFLILVVGLMAYFEETRIALYVGPAFLVLLTVLFYVFKLSPKQDSAALARSAS